One window of Acidobacteriaceae bacterium genomic DNA carries:
- a CDS encoding SDR family oxidoreductase: protein MSHNFFDLTGQVAVVTGASRGLGQYFSRALGRAGAKLVITSRKAGDCDQFLNELAGGGIEAKALVLNVREHDSIAAFGPAAEAAYGKVDILVNNAGCNIRKPALEVTWEDWNTVLDTNLRGAFFVAQAVARGMIQRGYGRIINISSVTSVFGYAGLAPYGASRGGIRQLTMSLADDWGKNGITVNALAPGWFETEQNKVMYQNEGWVEYLKERIPLNRPGRPDDLDGAIVFLASEASRYITGQTLLVDGGITVGRTRAVVNKP, encoded by the coding sequence GTGAGCCACAATTTCTTCGATCTCACCGGCCAGGTGGCTGTGGTCACCGGCGCATCGCGCGGCCTTGGCCAGTACTTCTCACGCGCGCTGGGCCGCGCCGGTGCGAAGCTCGTCATCACCAGCCGCAAAGCAGGTGACTGCGATCAGTTTCTGAATGAGTTGGCAGGCGGTGGGATTGAGGCGAAGGCTCTCGTGCTGAATGTGCGCGAGCACGACAGCATTGCAGCGTTTGGCCCCGCAGCAGAAGCGGCGTACGGCAAGGTCGACATCCTGGTGAACAACGCCGGCTGCAATATTCGCAAGCCCGCGCTCGAGGTCACATGGGAGGACTGGAACACCGTCCTCGACACCAATCTGCGCGGTGCCTTCTTTGTGGCGCAGGCGGTTGCGCGCGGCATGATCCAACGCGGCTACGGCCGCATCATCAACATCAGTTCCGTCACAAGCGTCTTTGGCTACGCGGGTCTTGCGCCGTATGGGGCAAGCCGCGGAGGCATCCGCCAGCTCACCATGAGCCTCGCCGATGACTGGGGCAAGAACGGCATCACCGTGAATGCGCTCGCTCCCGGCTGGTTCGAGACTGAGCAGAACAAGGTGATGTACCAGAACGAAGGCTGGGTGGAGTACCTGAAGGAACGCATCCCGCTGAACCGCCCCGGACGGCCCGACGATCTGGACGGAGCGATCGTCTTCCTTGCCAGTGAAGCCTCGCGATACATCACGGGACAGACGTTGCTGGTGGATGGCGGCATCACGGTGGGCCGCACCCGCGCAGTCGTAAACAAACCTTAG
- the rlmN gene encoding 23S rRNA (adenine(2503)-C(2))-methyltransferase RlmN — protein MTLPGLAELMNSFGQKPYRARQIWDALYKQRVISVEDMTTLSHPLREQLMTAGWSVGLPEIVQTARSVDGTERYLMRMADGETVETVWMPDGDGGERGDGSEAAEEEAAESVDAEEAVSGAKPGYWDRRGNGRAKSSFGTLAEKGFRRATICISSQVGCAVNCQFCLTAKLGIKRNLTAGEIAGQVAAVLNRQAIQIGKDRINLVFMGMGEPFLNYDEFMASVRLLAEGIGIPESRMTVSTSGILPGIERFASEEVRPKLALSLNASNDVVRERIMPITRKWKIAELLAACKRIPLRTREWVTFEYVLLGGVNDQPEHAREVLDLLKGMRAKVNLIVWNPGPGIDYVQPKPEDVARFQKMLIEGGMPAYIRRPRGRDIYAACGQLKRTVAEEQPQLVNLTV, from the coding sequence ATGACTCTCCCTGGCTTGGCCGAGCTGATGAACAGCTTCGGGCAAAAGCCTTACCGCGCCCGCCAGATATGGGACGCTCTGTACAAGCAGCGTGTCATCAGCGTTGAGGACATGACCACCCTCTCGCATCCCCTGCGCGAGCAGCTCATGACAGCGGGCTGGAGCGTCGGTCTGCCCGAGATCGTCCAGACAGCTCGTTCGGTCGACGGCACAGAGCGCTACCTCATGCGCATGGCCGACGGCGAGACCGTCGAAACCGTGTGGATGCCCGACGGCGATGGCGGCGAGCGTGGTGATGGCAGCGAAGCCGCCGAAGAAGAGGCGGCAGAGTCTGTCGATGCCGAAGAGGCTGTTTCCGGAGCAAAGCCCGGGTACTGGGACCGGCGCGGAAACGGACGCGCGAAATCCAGCTTCGGCACTCTCGCGGAAAAGGGATTCCGGCGCGCCACAATCTGCATCTCGAGCCAGGTCGGATGTGCGGTGAATTGTCAGTTCTGCCTCACAGCGAAGCTGGGCATCAAGCGCAATCTCACCGCAGGTGAAATTGCCGGACAAGTTGCGGCTGTCCTGAACCGGCAGGCAATCCAGATCGGCAAAGACAGAATCAACCTCGTCTTCATGGGAATGGGCGAGCCGTTCCTGAACTACGACGAGTTCATGGCGAGCGTGCGCCTGCTGGCTGAGGGAATTGGCATTCCCGAATCGCGCATGACCGTCTCCACCAGCGGAATCCTGCCGGGAATCGAGCGCTTCGCGAGCGAAGAGGTTCGCCCGAAGCTCGCACTTTCACTCAACGCGAGCAACGACGTTGTGCGCGAGCGCATAATGCCGATTACGCGCAAGTGGAAGATCGCGGAGCTGCTCGCAGCCTGCAAGCGTATCCCTCTGCGTACGCGTGAGTGGGTCACGTTCGAATACGTTTTGCTCGGCGGCGTGAATGATCAGCCAGAGCATGCGCGCGAGGTGCTCGATCTGTTGAAGGGCATGCGCGCGAAGGTGAACCTGATCGTTTGGAATCCCGGCCCGGGCATCGACTACGTGCAGCCCAAGCCGGAGGATGTTGCGCGCTTCCAGAAGATGCTTATTGAAGGCGGAATGCCGGCGTACATTCGCAGGCCGCGCGGCCGCGACATCTACGCGGCATGCGGACAATTGAAGCGCACCGTCGCTGAGGAGCAGCCGCAGCTTGTGAATCTCACAGTCTGA
- a CDS encoding type II secretion system protein, protein MQTACSERADLSENRSKSSVAEAGFTLVELLIVMSVILILMTLAIPEMMKVIMRSNETSAIQSLRDLNSQEGTYNSTYPTHGFACTLPELGGKAGSGPPSPEAAQLIPDDLASGVKAGYTFTITCGSKTTVNNVDQYNSYAITAVPNAVGKTGQRGFCTDGNAIRFDPKGGTNCTDLLQ, encoded by the coding sequence TTGCAAACCGCATGTTCTGAGCGCGCTGATTTATCCGAAAATCGTTCTAAATCTTCTGTAGCAGAGGCCGGCTTTACGCTGGTCGAGCTGCTCATCGTCATGTCGGTGATCCTGATCCTGATGACGCTGGCCATTCCGGAGATGATGAAAGTCATCATGCGCAGCAATGAGACCTCGGCGATCCAGTCACTGCGCGACCTGAACTCGCAGGAGGGGACATATAACTCGACCTATCCAACGCACGGATTCGCCTGCACGCTGCCGGAGCTTGGCGGTAAGGCTGGGTCGGGACCGCCGTCGCCGGAGGCCGCGCAGTTGATTCCCGACGACCTGGCGAGCGGCGTGAAGGCGGGCTACACGTTCACCATCACCTGCGGCTCGAAGACGACGGTAAACAACGTCGACCAGTACAACAGCTACGCGATCACGGCTGTCCCCAATGCGGTCGGCAAGACCGGACAACGAGGCTTCTGCACGGACGGCAACGCGATTCGCTTCGATCCAAAGGGCGGGACGAACTGCACGGATCTGCTGCAGTAG
- a CDS encoding MFS transporter has product MSAEALTLEHSNPEPYRWTIGVLLALGVLVNYFDRVNLSVSHDALVKSFHITPAAFGQLSAAYSWTYAACQLPTGMLLDAFGVRKVSLVSIFVWGMASIAAAFAPSVLLFFAARLLLGIGEAPTFPASAKAVGGWFPAHERSFATAMFDSTAKLANAVGVPLLGLLLLQFGWRWSFGFTALLSFAYLAAFALLYREPHRFSIRNIVRRDSGPGDFDLMLAPPIPMSRLLRERKILGAAIGSGAYNYVFYLLLTWLPTYLAQTQHITLRQSFLFTGAPWLVAACCGLLIGGVLVDLLIKRGFDANAVRRTVLIAGTCCGLGIAGAAFAHSITSALISITIAIGGLSAASPVLWSLPTLLVPNSSSGRVGGIMNFSNQISAIAAPILTGWVVQRTGSYMWAFVIPTVYILVGIVAYLTMLRRVEVIDVQKALAGTSLS; this is encoded by the coding sequence ATGTCCGCTGAAGCTCTGACCTTGGAGCACTCCAATCCCGAGCCCTATCGCTGGACCATCGGCGTTTTACTAGCTCTCGGTGTGCTGGTCAACTACTTCGACCGCGTAAACCTGTCCGTCTCGCACGACGCGCTGGTGAAGAGCTTCCACATCACTCCTGCAGCTTTCGGCCAGCTCTCCGCAGCGTATTCGTGGACCTACGCGGCCTGCCAGTTGCCCACGGGCATGCTGCTGGACGCCTTCGGTGTGCGCAAGGTTTCGCTGGTGTCCATCTTCGTCTGGGGCATGGCTTCGATCGCCGCGGCATTTGCTCCGAGCGTGTTGCTGTTCTTTGCGGCGCGGCTGCTGCTCGGTATTGGCGAGGCACCCACTTTCCCGGCGAGTGCAAAGGCCGTCGGAGGGTGGTTCCCGGCGCATGAGCGCTCGTTTGCAACCGCGATGTTCGACAGCACCGCGAAGCTGGCCAATGCCGTCGGCGTGCCCTTGCTGGGATTGCTGTTGTTACAGTTCGGATGGCGCTGGTCCTTCGGATTTACGGCACTGCTGTCGTTTGCCTACCTTGCCGCGTTTGCGCTGCTGTATCGCGAGCCGCACCGGTTTTCCATTCGCAATATCGTCCGTCGGGACAGCGGACCGGGCGACTTCGACCTTATGCTTGCGCCTCCCATTCCTATGAGTCGTTTGCTTCGCGAGCGCAAGATATTGGGAGCGGCGATTGGCTCCGGTGCTTACAACTATGTTTTTTATCTGCTGCTGACATGGCTGCCTACGTACCTCGCCCAAACGCAGCACATCACATTACGGCAGTCGTTCCTTTTTACCGGTGCTCCCTGGCTGGTGGCCGCATGTTGCGGCCTGCTGATTGGCGGCGTTCTGGTGGACCTTTTGATCAAGCGCGGCTTCGACGCCAATGCAGTAAGACGGACGGTGCTGATCGCTGGGACCTGCTGTGGCCTGGGCATCGCGGGAGCTGCGTTTGCGCACAGCATCACGTCGGCACTGATTTCGATAACCATCGCCATCGGAGGTCTCTCCGCCGCGTCGCCAGTGCTGTGGAGCCTGCCGACGCTCCTGGTTCCGAACTCGAGCAGCGGCAGAGTGGGTGGGATTATGAACTTCTCTAATCAGATTTCTGCGATCGCCGCGCCGATCCTGACCGGATGGGTAGTGCAGCGCACGGGTAGCTACATGTGGGCCTTCGTGATTCCGACCGTGTACATCCTGGTGGGTATCGTGGCCTATCTGACGATGCTCAGACGCGTCGAGGTGATCGATGTGCAGAAGGCGCTTGCCGGAACATCGCTCTCATAG
- a CDS encoding outer membrane lipoprotein carrier protein LolA: MAWVARWAALLLLAVAGGTSAQQPTAAALAKKVDQHYNHLHSLEARYTERYQGMGMDRTETGTLTLEKPGRMRWAYDMPAGKVFILDGTNAISYTPGDAEATRFPEKKLDDLRSPLRFLLGHTELEKELHGLSVTLVNLDGQTGYTLWGTPVGIEQRVRSLAVTVDAAGLIHILRIEETDGAITTFTFSDMRENAPVSDDEFRFIPPDGVTVIDGGAPV; the protein is encoded by the coding sequence ATGGCGTGGGTTGCTCGGTGGGCGGCGCTGTTGCTGCTGGCGGTTGCCGGGGGCACGAGCGCGCAACAGCCCACCGCGGCAGCGTTGGCGAAGAAGGTCGATCAACACTACAACCATCTGCACTCGCTGGAGGCGCGTTACACAGAGCGCTACCAGGGCATGGGAATGGACCGGACGGAGACCGGCACCCTGACCCTGGAGAAGCCCGGGCGGATGCGGTGGGCGTATGACATGCCGGCCGGCAAGGTGTTCATTCTGGATGGAACGAACGCGATCTCGTACACGCCGGGCGATGCGGAGGCGACGAGGTTTCCGGAGAAAAAGCTGGACGATCTGCGGTCGCCGCTGCGGTTTCTGCTGGGGCATACCGAGCTCGAAAAGGAGCTGCACGGGTTGAGTGTGACGCTGGTGAATCTGGATGGGCAGACCGGCTATACGCTGTGGGGCACGCCGGTGGGCATCGAGCAGAGGGTGCGGTCGCTGGCGGTTACGGTCGACGCGGCGGGCCTGATTCACATCCTGCGGATCGAGGAGACGGACGGCGCGATCACGACGTTCACGTTCTCGGACATGCGGGAAAACGCGCCGGTCTCTGACGACGAGTTCCGGTTCATTCCGCCGGACGGCGTGACGGTGATTGATGGCGGAGCGCCCGTCTAA
- a CDS encoding MBL fold metallo-hydrolase — MKTLLLTVLAIVTSLSAAAQQKTLDIYFIDVEGGQSTLFVTPQHESLLIDTGWPGHDSRDAKRIVAAAKLAGLSKLDYVIITHYHDDHVGGVPQLLALMPVGTFIDHGDLYERCPACVSGFNAYMEAIRSGRAKRMTVSAGQTLPLRDLSAQVLSSNGEVITNPLPGAGAANSFCDKSEIRPTDTTENSHSVGVLLRFGRFSATDLGDLTWDKERSLMCPVNRIGTVSLLIVSHHGWYQSSSPAYVDAIQPEVAIMDNGAKKGGSLPTVKQINAVPGLSAMWQLHRSEEAGQYNVPDERIANLNGDDASDAGNYLKVSASKDGSFTVFNSRTGKTVAYPAR, encoded by the coding sequence ATGAAGACCTTACTGCTGACCGTCCTCGCGATCGTGACCTCATTATCCGCAGCCGCGCAGCAAAAGACGCTCGATATCTACTTCATCGATGTGGAGGGCGGCCAGTCTACGCTGTTCGTCACTCCCCAGCACGAGTCGCTGCTGATCGATACGGGTTGGCCTGGGCACGACTCGCGTGACGCAAAGCGCATCGTGGCGGCTGCGAAGCTCGCCGGTCTGAGCAAGCTCGACTATGTGATCATCACGCACTATCACGACGATCATGTCGGCGGTGTTCCTCAACTGCTCGCGCTCATGCCTGTCGGCACGTTCATCGACCACGGTGACCTGTACGAGCGCTGCCCAGCCTGTGTCTCAGGTTTCAATGCATATATGGAGGCGATCCGCTCCGGCCGCGCAAAACGCATGACGGTTTCTGCAGGGCAGACGCTGCCATTACGAGATCTCAGCGCACAAGTGCTCAGCTCCAACGGAGAGGTCATCACCAATCCACTGCCCGGGGCAGGCGCAGCGAACAGCTTCTGCGACAAATCCGAGATTCGCCCGACAGACACGACGGAGAACAGCCACTCCGTCGGCGTGCTTCTTCGCTTTGGGCGCTTCAGCGCCACAGATCTCGGCGATCTGACGTGGGACAAGGAACGTTCCCTGATGTGCCCCGTCAATCGCATTGGAACCGTTTCGCTGTTGATCGTCTCCCATCACGGCTGGTATCAGAGTTCCAGTCCTGCCTACGTCGATGCTATTCAACCCGAGGTAGCGATCATGGACAACGGTGCTAAAAAGGGAGGATCACTTCCAACCGTCAAGCAGATCAATGCGGTGCCCGGACTCAGTGCGATGTGGCAACTGCACCGTTCGGAAGAGGCCGGCCAGTACAACGTGCCTGACGAACGCATTGCGAATCTCAACGGCGATGACGCTTCAGACGCGGGCAATTATCTAAAGGTCAGCGCGAGTAAGGATGGTTCATTCACGGTATTTAACTCGCGCACCGGCAAAACGGTCGCTTATCCGGCACGTTGA
- a CDS encoding pitrilysin family protein, with the protein MPISVPVAENATPSSPHTRDIRSTRLPNGLLVLTERMPHLRSVSMGVWLDGGSRDETPAANGISHFLEHMVFKGTTTRSAQQFAREADALGGNVDAFTGKETVCFSIKVLDESVPAALDLLTDLVLHPTFAPDDIVRERGVILEEIKMDEDNPDYLVHELFTRNFWPHDALGRPILGTAKTVSSFNQQIVLDEYAKRFTPANMVFAAAGNLQHEEFLAQVEAAFDSLAASSSDKLVRGASPAVKPHITLKNKKSLEQVQMCLAVPGLPVAHEDRYAAFLLNSILGGGMSSRLFQSIREERGLAYSIYSELSPFRDTGSLAVYAGCGVERTREVLDLTLAELNRMKSEPVAEDDLRRAKDQIKGNMVLGLESSSSRMSSLARQQMYHGRFFSAEEITAEVDRVTAGDIRRLAGELFQTDRLALTLLGNLGSLEIKRGDLAC; encoded by the coding sequence ATGCCTATTTCAGTCCCTGTTGCGGAAAACGCAACGCCCAGTTCACCGCATACCCGCGATATCCGTTCCACCCGACTCCCAAACGGGCTGCTTGTGCTCACCGAGCGCATGCCTCATCTTCGCTCCGTCTCCATGGGCGTGTGGCTGGACGGCGGATCGCGCGACGAAACTCCGGCGGCGAACGGTATCTCGCACTTTCTAGAGCACATGGTGTTCAAGGGCACCACGACGCGAAGCGCGCAGCAGTTCGCCCGCGAGGCCGACGCGCTGGGCGGCAATGTGGATGCTTTCACGGGCAAAGAGACGGTTTGCTTCTCGATCAAGGTGCTGGACGAGAGCGTGCCCGCGGCGCTGGATCTGCTGACGGACCTCGTTCTGCACCCCACGTTTGCGCCGGATGACATCGTGCGCGAGCGTGGCGTCATTCTGGAAGAGATCAAGATGGACGAGGACAATCCGGACTACCTCGTCCACGAGTTGTTTACGCGGAATTTCTGGCCCCATGACGCGCTGGGACGGCCGATCCTCGGGACGGCGAAGACGGTGTCAAGCTTCAACCAGCAGATTGTGCTCGATGAGTATGCGAAGCGTTTCACTCCGGCGAACATGGTGTTTGCGGCGGCGGGAAATCTGCAGCACGAAGAGTTTCTGGCGCAGGTCGAGGCCGCCTTCGATTCGCTGGCGGCGAGCTCCAGCGACAAACTGGTACGCGGCGCGTCGCCGGCAGTGAAACCGCACATCACGCTGAAGAACAAGAAGTCGCTGGAGCAGGTGCAGATGTGCCTGGCGGTTCCCGGATTGCCGGTGGCGCATGAGGACCGGTACGCGGCGTTCCTGCTGAACTCGATTCTTGGCGGAGGGATGAGCTCGCGGCTGTTTCAGTCGATCCGTGAGGAGCGCGGGCTGGCGTATTCGATCTATTCAGAGCTGAGTCCGTTCCGGGACACCGGATCGTTGGCGGTTTATGCAGGCTGCGGCGTGGAGCGCACGCGCGAGGTGCTGGACCTGACGCTGGCGGAGCTGAACCGGATGAAGTCCGAGCCGGTCGCTGAGGACGATCTGAGGCGGGCGAAGGACCAGATCAAGGGCAACATGGTGCTGGGATTGGAGAGCTCGTCTTCGCGGATGAGCTCGCTGGCACGGCAGCAGATGTATCACGGGCGATTCTTCTCCGCGGAGGAGATTACGGCGGAGGTCGACCGCGTGACCGCTGGCGATATCCGCCGACTGGCGGGAGAGCTGTTCCAAACGGACCGGCTTGCACTGACGCTGCTCGGCAATTTGGGGTCGCTCGAAATCAAGCGCGGGGACTTGGCGTGTTAG
- a CDS encoding galactitol-1-phosphate 5-dehydrogenase: MKALMLCRYEHLEVTDIPEPDCAPDEVLIRVAACGICGSDVHGYDGSSGRRIPPIVMGHEGAGIIERVGTHVKNYKPGDRVTFDSTVYCGDCEFCQRGEVNLCDNRQVLGVSCGDYRRNGAFAELVAVPARILYPLPDGFPFEEAAMLEAVSVALHAVRITQMKGGESALVIGAGMIGLLTAQAARAAGCKSVMIADVDAARLKLAEEVGIPETLHLSGQQLIDEVLRRTGGHGVDVVLEAVGRAETVVASIECVRRGGTVTLIGNIQPEVPLPLQRVVTREIRLQGSCASAGEYTEAIRLMSDGAITVRPLISAMSSLEEASDWFRRLHCREAGLLKVVVTPNGTSEVDA; encoded by the coding sequence ATGAAAGCGCTGATGCTGTGCAGGTACGAACATCTGGAGGTTACGGATATCCCGGAGCCCGACTGCGCGCCCGACGAGGTGCTGATTCGTGTGGCGGCCTGCGGTATCTGCGGTAGCGATGTTCACGGGTACGACGGTAGCTCCGGGCGCCGCATTCCCCCCATCGTGATGGGGCATGAGGGGGCCGGCATCATCGAGCGTGTCGGCACGCACGTAAAAAACTACAAGCCTGGTGACCGCGTGACCTTTGACTCCACTGTTTACTGCGGCGATTGCGAATTCTGCCAGCGCGGCGAGGTCAATCTCTGCGATAACCGCCAGGTGCTCGGCGTCTCCTGCGGGGACTACCGGCGCAACGGCGCCTTCGCGGAACTCGTCGCGGTCCCGGCACGCATTCTTTATCCCCTGCCCGACGGTTTCCCTTTCGAAGAGGCCGCGATGCTTGAGGCGGTGTCGGTTGCGTTGCATGCCGTACGCATCACGCAAATGAAGGGTGGCGAATCAGCGTTGGTCATCGGTGCAGGGATGATTGGTCTGCTCACCGCACAGGCAGCACGCGCTGCAGGATGCAAGTCCGTAATGATCGCCGATGTGGACGCAGCGCGCCTGAAGCTGGCTGAGGAGGTCGGCATCCCGGAAACACTGCACCTCAGCGGACAGCAGCTGATCGACGAAGTGCTGCGCCGTACCGGCGGACACGGCGTGGATGTGGTGCTCGAGGCCGTGGGCCGCGCCGAAACGGTCGTCGCCTCCATTGAGTGTGTGCGCCGCGGCGGCACGGTGACCCTTATCGGCAACATTCAACCGGAGGTGCCACTGCCACTGCAACGCGTTGTCACCCGCGAGATCCGGCTGCAGGGCTCGTGCGCGTCAGCGGGCGAATATACGGAGGCCATCCGTCTGATGAGCGATGGCGCGATCACCGTAAGGCCGCTCATCTCCGCGATGTCATCGCTGGAGGAGGCCTCTGACTGGTTCCGCCGTCTGCATTGTCGCGAGGCCGGCCTGCTCAAGGTGGTTGTAACGCCGAACGGCACATCAGAGGTAGACGCGTGA